AAAAGTAACACTCTATTCCCCTTCTCACACACACGGACACACacctcacaaaaaaaacacaaaatcaGGCAGAGCAacgaagcaaacaaagaagggtTCAGACAAGGCAGGTCCTACATCAGAAACCGGGGAAACAGGTCTAATCATGTCCGACAcgaaaagttttttttttgtgcgtgtgtgttaggtacaggaaaaaaaagtataaaaCCCAATACGCTTCCACCTCCCTCAATTAACGCTGGAACAACTAACGCTTTCCAAGTGGGTGCTCTGGGTCGCGAGCAATCGCCGGACTGCAACCCAGGGCGGTTCCGGACCCACCCAACGCCGTGATCAAGCGCACCAGCAATTCGCACATGACGAATGCGGTGACTCCCCACACCAGCTCTCCAGGAAAGTTGTTGGGTAAAAGTGGCTCGTGGCCACCATCCTCCTGCAACAACTGGAGAAGTCCAGGTGAAGGAGAGACTGGATCACAGTACCTCGCCTGAGACGGGCTAGTAAAAAAACACGGGAAGTGGAGGGGCACCCCAGACGAACTAGGAAGGTACTTGAGCAAACGGCAATGTGTCTGTTTGCTATTAAGCAACAACGGCGAGAGATGCAAGTAATGAATGGAGTCAACCTCATGAGGGCTGTGGCAGAGGGGCGTTACTGAACATTGGGTGACTGCGACAATAGGGGTAACGTGTGACTTGCCGCTGAGGGGAGCCAACGGACGCAGGGGCCCAAGAATTTCGTATAGTGAACTGTCGATACCAATTTCCTCAGCTGTCTCgcgttgtgctgctgctgctgcctgtTCTTCACCATCTAGACGACCACCAGGAAACGACATTTCACCCTTGTGGTGACGAAGATGAGGTGTCCGCTTAGTAAGTGTGACACACATCTCTTGAAACGTGTTTGGCGGCATACCAGCGGCAGGTGAGAGTAAAACAAGCACGGCACTCTCGCGTTTATCTCCCACGGTGGGGGGCGTGTTCAGATGCGAGAAACGGCATCCCGTCgataaattttttaaatggaAGTGCTCCGGCAAATGCAAATCCTCCACCTTGAGATGCAACGCCCGCTGGAGCGCTTCTACCCACGCTGACACATTTGATGGCAGCGAGGACACGGAAACTCTTCCCATAGCCATCTTACGCCGCAGCCCCCTAACTAACCTCGTTGAGGCACGGCAACATATttaaaattaagaaaatgTTGAGCGAAGCTGTGTATATCATCAGAGAGTAAGGAGAGCGAGAtggggaaatgaagaaatagAGTGGCACAACCAAACGGAGAACGGGAGACCACGACGGTACAAAATcaacgaaacaaacaaaagaaagagactCGAGGATAATGAGCCAGGAGCGGAAAAGTATAGGCCAAAGCGTGAAGGGAACCCAGTTGTCACAACACATTACCTAGAACTACTTTTGGTAAGGGGACAAAAGGTACTTTACGAAAGAAGGGCGCCCAACACTGGAGGGGTAAAACAACATGTTCTCCTTTCTCAAAAGTTCTGATGTACCACTTGCATCACACACCAGAGCGTCCGTTATTGATTCGCCCCCAGCGCAGCTATCCAGAACATCTATTTTGGCATTTCTGCTGTTTTGCTCCGTCCTCTTGCCCTCCTCCCAACGCCATCCTCTGGCCGAAAGTACAGCCAATATCTACATTCTCCAGTAAACAGGTGCGGCTGATCCTACAACCCCTTGAAGACGACAATTGCTACATAACCTTTATGGAACATGTACATAAGGTGCTTCATCTCATATGAAATTTCGAAGCCAAATCCCTCACCCATCACACAGTGCCATGAAGGGCCGTACTTTTTGTCCATCTGTTCCTTGATGTGTCTTGCCGCAAGTTCGTAGCTGTCTTCGTGCTTCTCAATCGCGTTTACCACAATTTCCTTGCACTCGGCGCGCATTTCTTCCGCCATGTCACTCATCTTCTCTAATGGATAGTTTAACGGTGTTACATATTGACGAATGGTATCGATGTTGCAGGGCCCGTCAGGTTCCTTCACGTTGGACGTCATTGCTTGTTGTGGCCTCTCTATCTAGCTTCATGAAGAGAAAACCATTTATGAACCACCATATTTTTGcagcaacacacacacacattgaAAGTATTGCGCAGTCATTATCGAGAAAAGGGTTTAGGGAACCAAATTGGAAAGGAGAgatacaacaaacaacaaccgtTGCAACGCAACCCCCCGAAACATCAAACTGTGGCGTACCACTCGATATCATGTGTAAAGAATAAACGTGCACTGAGAGGACGGGATTCCAACACCAACGGCACGTAGAGGACCAcgttgaaaaaaagagagaaagacaATATATTTAAATCATTGAACGTGTCAACTCATCAGCTACTGACAGATACCGGGTCGACTCTCATAAAAGCAAAGAAGCTTCCGTACGGAGGAAGTTGTCCCCGTCATATAGCTGCGCCACCAAACTTCACTCCTTCATACGGCCGCCTGTCACTGCCATCTAGGTTGAACAATGTGACACTGAACAAGCCCTTGTGGGAGACGGGCCGCTCGGCGAGAGTGTGAAGAAAGCACCGCACCGCCTGCTCCTGGGAAAGTGCGCCCACGTCCTCGATTGGAACTGCTTCCTGTGTCAACCGTGGAAGAAGTTGCTCACTTTCCCGACTGTAAAGCAAACATTGGCCATCAACTAATTCGTCAAAAGTCATAACAACACCTTTCTGCGACAAGTACGCAACTGTTGTTCCTGCACCCCTCTCGAGAATCCACGCAAGCAGTGACTGCTCGAGTTCCTTCAGCCCACCTTTACTAGTTGTAACCAATACAGAAGCATCTCCCATACCATCGCCGTCAGACGTCAGAACACAGTGTTCAGACCACTGTGCCACTAACGATGAAATCACCTTCTTGACATCTTCTGGTCGAAGACGGCGATTAATCGTCTCATTCCGAAACAAACCACTATTGCAGCTGTACAATCGAAGAAGTGGGCACGTGTCACGTTTCCTATGTTGTGCATGAAAAGCAGCGTGGTCCATCACCAAATTTCCCCACAGTGCCATCTGCCGTTCTAGCGCACTCGGCGACGGCTGCAGcgtgaagaaaggaggaagttTAAAGAAGTCCCAGTGACCCGGCTCCTTTGACATCTGATGCAAATCAGACTTCTACTTTTCTTAATAAGGAAGGATGTTATGCGTGTGTTCGGTTTTAGCATTCAAGAAGGGCAAGGAAAATAAGGGGGGGacgaaagaggaaagatGATGCTTCCATGGACAGAAaacgtgcaaaaaaaaaaaaacagcgacGACATGTGCATTTTACACACAAGAAGAGGGTAAACTCGCGACACATTTCCCATTGCATGCCACTTCTTTGTGACGACATCACGCGGGAGGGAATAAAATGCCGCtcgtaaaaggaaaaagctGAAAGTATTTACCTTTGAATTCACTCCCTCACCAGCCGCCCACCTAGCCGTTGCTCGTGCCATAAAATCCCCatggttctttctttcgctCTCCTTCTTCAATTCCTTTTCCGTTTATTTTTCAACGCAAACAACACGAAAGGCGAAGTGTGGAGCTGGTAACGGGAGGCGGGGGGAGTCCCCCGAAGCAGAGATAAATACATGCCGAAGGAACAAGTGACACCATCCGAAGCATGGCGAAGTTGATTTCTCTAGCTTACAGATTGCACTCGCTCTACGCCGTCCTTCGTTACAGCCTTACATATAAAAGTATTGTTGCTTACCACTACTCGCTTCTTCACCTCATCACAGCATTTTTGCATTAGCTCAACTCCCTCCTGTGCTGTCAAATTGGGACGCCACATCCGGTCAAGCATGGCGGTAACAAACGGTGCTCCGTATCCGTGACAGCCGTAAGGCACCTCCTGAAGTGTGCCCAGGTAATCCAGATAGTAGAGGTGCGCACCTGTTGCAACATCGTCCTCCGCGGATGCCGGTACGTCGAAACCAGCGAGCAGGCAATTGACAGGATACAACCCGTCACGGCTACGCAGCGCCCCAGCAAGCGTATTACGCATAAAAGATGCCGTAGCGTGTGTGCTTATCATACGGCCGTGCTCGCGCATCTTCTTGAGCGCCATATTGCATTTCACGTACTCCACAAAGTGCGTCCGCGGCCCGTTTTCACCCGCGCAGGCCACCACCTTGTGAGAGTCGAGTTCCGTGATCTTATCCTCCGTATCCGTTATCTTAATGTAGTAAAACGCATTTAGCCCCGCAGCTGCCACCAAAACAAAGTCCTGGCACCTAAACCCGATAGTCGTCTCTGCCATTGCGCGTCCTTGTTGgaatatatacgtatacgtatatatgtgtggatgtataaaatatacttactttctctttccgTTTTATATTCCTAGACCCctttgtgttgctgttttttttcccaccttttttctcttatcTTACGGTCGCAAGCAAGCACAGTCCAACAAATGTTACGAATGCTTATTCATCGCGGGAAGATATGGAGAAGGGCATGAAGAAGTAAAGAATGCacgtttccctccttctgtATACCTGGGTATTTCCAAGCAGGGGAGATTGACGGTGACAAAGTAAGACTAAAAggattttttgaaaaaagaaaactcctTCACCGTTTCCTCATTGCTTTTTCTCCCACTTGCAGCTTGCTGTCattacacgcacacacgcatatatatatatatcaatgaTCCACCCTCACTTTGGGGTATGGAAGCGAAATGGAACGGAAGAAGGTGGAGTGGGAGATCAGTAAACACATGTCTCAGACACAAACACCTCTTTATACCTTTATGGTAAACGTGGATTTTTATCAACAATCCTGCGCGTATGTGTGATTCACGCCGTTACAGCGCTCAATCCGTAATTCTAAAATGCATTTTGCCTACGGCTAAGTGGAGGCAAGCACCATCACCGTCAAACCGCCGGCAACCGCTTTTAGCAAAAAACAGGGAAGCAGTGATTCAATTaacattttctctcttttttctccctctgctCCCCCGCCgcccaacaaacaaaaggctcTTTGCAAAGTTTATTCCAACTAGACATGACACAAGCGAAactaaaaaagggggagaatcACAAGGATTTGGGCCCTCATTTGTGTGACCGTAAGGAGTGCTTTCCCACTGCTTTCCTTCCATCCGTTAGCTTTTCCCACAAAATGGGTAAAACCAGCATCCGGCGACGACACGTGCGCCACCGAGGTCGTTAAACTGGCAAatgggaaagggaagaaaggaggtCACACGGCGGCGGCTCGCGAACAAGGGCCTCGACGCAGAActgaataaaaaacaaaacgatgtAGCGCATGGGCTCAAGTGACAACTGTTACGCATCATCTGCGGTGCATGTTAACAGAGCTTCAAGTACTCCAATGTGCGCGAAGCTCTTTCCCCACTAAGCTGGGCTACTTTTATGGGAGTACACCACACTCCTTGAAAAAACGCACCCGCAGACAAATCTGCATCAACACTAcaaagaaactgaagagAATCAAAATGCCTATCGTCGGTGGCGCACATGTGCGCTGCTGTCTCACCATCGTCCGTACGCTCATTGACGTCGCAGCCGGCCCCCAGTAGCGCCCTTTTCAACTGAGCGGCTCCGTCAGACGTGTTAAGACAAGCGATATGAAACGGAGAGCGGCCCTGAGCGTTCTTCGCACTCGCATCAGCACCCGCTTTCAGTAGTAGCTTCAGGACAGCCGTCGAAAAATTGTGTTTACCGCACAAAACATGTAGTGCTGTGTTGCCCTCCTCGTCCGCTTTATTCACAATATGCGATCCGGAATCACCAAACTGCGCTAACACTTCACTAACCGTTTCAGAATCGCAAGATGAGCTGCGAATAACTGCCATGAGTCGTTCACACTCTGGTGACAAGGGAGCAAATTTACGCACAGGTGCACAAAGAGTTTCGTTACAGCGTACCCCTAGTGACTCTTCCAGGGAAGGATGGCTCCCTTGTAGCTGCGTCGGGTGGTTGAACAGGCGGACAGATTGTCTATCCCATCCAGATCCCTTAACTCCGACCATTCCACCACTAAAGTGACCCCAAAGGGTGTTTACCCTTTCCATTGTGTGTTGCTCCATCAAACTAAGGCACGCCTCAGTCCATAACAACCGCTGTATCCTTTCGGAAAGCTCGCTGGTGCGCAGCCGCAAGTTTTCATGCTCTGCTTGCTCCACCAACTCCTCCTTGGTAGCATCCAGTTCATCCATAAGGCACCTTATTGTGGTCTCTTCTTCGTCCATACGCGCACTAAAATTTTGGAACTCCGCTGTCTCAATGTCCTCGGCTCGCCGCAGTTCCTCAACGGCGTCATGAATGCGCGCTAACCGCCTATTTATAAGTGCGACAGCCTCCTCACCTGGGGCCGCGTAGGTGTGCGGGGGGTTGTCTGCCTCAGAAATGCTTGTTGCTGATGTGCTCATTGGCTTGTTTGTCTTTGAAGCACACAGCAAATGGGCATGTAACTAGTAGAGTATAAAGATTATGTCCTACCGACTGTACAATCCGCGGCTTCACACAACGGCACCACAAGCGGAAGACGTCCCCTACGAATTCAACTGCCTAAAGTTagatgaggaagaaaggtGAGGAGAAACcgcaagaaaaacaatacactgccaacaacaatacaaaaTTCATAGAGCAGTAAAAATCATGCACATTTCTGGTACAAGTGACACAAACGTACTTGACGAAGTGTATGGGCGTGAATGTATATACGAAGAGAAATGTAAGCATTCTCTCCTTCAGTCGCAAAAGCTTCCCTCTCTCTATGAGTGGCTATCTTTCATTTTGCGCCTCGCTTGCCTTGCCAACGCTTCCGCGCAGGGTCTGTAGGATCTACGGTGGATGGAGGACAAACCGTGTTTCTTCACAGCACGCATGTGATGATCCACAGGATAGCCCTTGTTTTCTGCAAAGTGATACTTTGGGTACAATGGATCAAGATAGTCCATTATCTCATCCCGTGAGACCTTGGCAAGACACGAAGCAGCTGCAATTGTAAGGCTGCGCTTGTCGCCCTCTATGATCGGCTGCACGCAGCCACCTGTCTGAACATCAGTGAAAACGGCAACCGTTTCGTAGGGCGCTGTGTGCCCATCAACTAAGACCAATGGAGGCTGGACAGGTTCTGCGTCAAAAAAGTCAATCGCACCCTCTACCAAGTCGATTTGGTCGGGAACCTCATATCGCCGGCGATCATCGTTTGCAGCGGTTATACAAAACCTCGAGAACAGATACTGGGCAATGGAACAGTTTTTGGGTCGAGGTGCTACATGGTAGGAAAAACGCGCATCATTCAGCGCATCCCAAACACCGAGGCAACATCGATGCATGGTGTTCATAGAGGCGGAATAGATGTTAACCGTGTCAATGTAAGTGTGGTTTGCAATACCAATGGCCCAAAAGTACAAGTAATTACCGCTAACATTGCTACCGTGGTATGAAATCAAATACGGCGTCTGCATGGAGAGAAGCTTCTTAAAAGGCAGTTTGCCCAGTTTGGTGTGTGAAGGAAGTCGTTTCTTCAGCACATTATCGGGCACCGAATCGCCCCCGGCATGGTGAACCACGAAGTCCTGGTCTTCCACTAATGAAAACAAATTGTGGTACCCGGTGATATTGTTATATACGACTTTACGTTGGGTTTCCGAAACTGACTTGCTGTCAAATATCTGAAACTCCTCATCGGCATCGTACAGTGCCTTTAGATCGTTGTTAAAACTTGAACGTGGGATGCGACATACGGCCGCCCCAACCACCGGCCCAGCAAGTGGTCCACGACCAGCTTCATCACAACCAATTGTTAAAAACGTTTCTTTTATACTTCGCCGAATCACCACCCCGTTCTTCCGCATGCGTGCCATTAActgctccttttccttttcaagtCTACGCATTTCCGGTGTGAGATGCTTCGGGAACTGGAgctgttgctgccgccgctgaAGGAAACTGAGGGGTGGTGGGGAAAGAAGACCGTCACGGAACAACTGGTATCCAACCATATCAAGCGTACTATCAAGCGTAGCCACGCTGTCGACCGTCGTGCGAGGTGGGACGCGAAGCTCACGCAAAGCGTCCCACGGGGTCTTACGCTCATGAGACCCACGGTCAGCGCTATTTTTACACGGCATCGTGGGCCGGAAGGCACCAAACAAAAGTGCTGGGGAATGTGAAAAACACGCCCTCACACCCAACATGGAGGGTCAACTCTCTTCCGCCACAGGGCGCAGACAGCTAAGGCTTTGAACAATCTGCTGCTCCTCCAGACTTCCAAACGTCCTTGCTATCTATCTACCACTGCACGATGCAGTACTAATCAGtgcaaacaataataataataatggagaAGTGCGCAGCATGTGTTAATGTTAAAAAGTAAAGTGGGAAACTTCCACGtcaggaagaaaagaagtccaACCACCACTCGGTAAGGTAAACACCGCAAAATGtttaaagagagaaaaaggaatagaagagagaagtgtagaaaaatagaaacctTACTTTTAACCTTCGTCATGTAGTTTTAATAGCTTCGACAAAGAGGCTTCCGTTCTCTCTCactctccctctcccccaGCAACAACTACGCCGAatggggaagaagaaaagaaaagagaagaaagaatatAATTAAATCACGTCCCTCCCACTGAATAATATACTGTGTTGCTTAAAGTGGCTTTGGGCGTTTTTCCGATGCTAGTGCCTTGAAGCGTCTCTTAATGGTTACACGGTGACGGCTGTATTTGTCATCGGGGCTGAAACGTGCGGGATGCGCGCTGAGTGTTGGTTTCCCATCCGGGTCCATCTTCTTTAAAGTGTACTGCCGTTTGCCGTCCACGAGATAAACTTGAAGGTGCATGATGAATTACCCCTTTTGTGCGTGTTACTAatagtaaatatatatatatatatatatcctccttttctccttcttcttcaaaGCGTGTCTCAAGATAGAGAAGTGAGATGAAGAGCACCATTTAGAATCGGAAGCGGTGAAGGAATtaaaacaacgaaaagataatattattttttcctttgctaaagggaagaaaatgccGTTACATAATCAACGAAACAAACAGCACAATCACACACGAATGCACCGCGCCTACACGCAGTACAAAGAATTCGCGCATGCACTTTAATGAATACTGAATGCtgtgggaaaacaaaaacagaaacaaggTATAGGCGCTGTGAGAAAAGACAGGagtaaggaaaaacaaaaagatgagCGGTgaatttaaaagaaaaaaaggaaaggggggaaagaagagggggggaaaggaaaaaaaaaatagcgccagcaaagaaaaaaaaaagaaaacgtttcTAAAACCTTAAAGCTTAAAGAAACGGTGCCGTTCCTTCATGCTTACgcacacgtacacacacttcctctccctttccaaCACTGCATGTTATGTTACATCACCACAACTAATAacaactaataataatattaatactGAAATTGATATCGTGAAAAATAGCGAAAGAACGTTGTGATGCGGCTGGGCAATGATGTAGAGGTGAGGTTGGTCATGTGAGAAAAGAACAACGTGCTGCAACAaacgcaaacaaaaagaatatacGAATCGATacaaaaaagtaaggaagggaaaaacacATCTTCAAGAGGTTGTCGATCACTGGCAATTATTGCATGATATGTTAGACGGTAAATGAAGCGgatacaaataaacaaggAAATAGAAGGGGGGAGAAGTGGAAAAGTGGAGCAAAAATAAGACAAGAACAAAACGAACTTGTGGGTTTGGAAAAAGCGAAAGTGATGCCCAATCTAGCTGAAACTGCCAGTtgaaaagatgaagaaaaatgggGCGGAAAAAAATGGCCCCGTACGTCCACAACTCAATTTGCACTCAGTAATCCCCAAGTGCACATAAACATTTCAatcatcttctttttaattatttgtcATCCAGCTAGATTCCTATAAAATTAGGTTATGAGAAGGCAACAAGCACGGCCAGAAGACAGGAAACTGCCTCCGGTGCGATTATGAAAATTAttagtctttttttttcctccctattcttcttttccccttcctactcacctctttatttattttcgcTGAAACCCCTAGTATTCTTCTACACCAcgcactcccttttttttttctgtcccattatttttacctctttttttttttctgtacacCAACATCTCATAaaaatgtttgtgttttgaatCACCATACGGTGCCATCCACCTGCTACtgtgaaaacaaaatcaaatcgaaaaaaagaatgaaaagcacttttccccctttgtgaCGTGACAGAAGAAACTCCATGTCAGGTGGGTCCCCCTTTAACtctaaggaaaaaaaaaaacaaagcgtcAACAGAGGGTAACAGAGAAAACAGAAcagaataaagaaaaagaaaaggaaattaacaaaaacagagaaacgTGTACCTCGTACATACATGCAAACAAAATGAGGCACAAACACGTGCCGGAAATGGGCAACCGACATGACTCTTCTCTCTTCTGACGcttttatatttattgtaactttcattttctctcaTCCACCCACAGGATTTTATTGCGCATCGAGAGCCAAGAGGTGTCACATTCAGTGCCATGTGCATACGCAGAGAGGGAGGGCTGCACATTCATTAAAAGCGAATgaaaaccacaaacaaatatgtgTCCACCGCTATACGGAAATGAAAGGACCTATCGATGAGGAATATACATCACCACTCCTCCCATCCTTTTGATTGAAGCACAAATACATCCACCATAAATAATTACCGCGTGCTGATTTTGCATTTGTACGACTGCCGACGATTATTCGACGGTGCCGTTTCCTCCACaacccttttctctcttcgttCTGTCCTTTGTTTTGCTCCTTCCATCTATTgcctttgttgttatttacGTTAAAACCGACAACTTTTCATTGGTTGTCCTCATATTTAGCCGTCAATACGGTCAATCAGGATGCCCTCACGCAAGCGCATAAATGCCTTAGATCTACACTTTACTTGGGTCTAAAACCCCCGCACCATATTTATTTCCATTCATTAGATGGATCGTAACGACCATAGTATGAAACTACCATCTTTGGACGCCTCTCTAAGTGTGCACGAACCAACCGATCGTCACGCATTTCACTCGTGATGTAACACACGTTGTCAAGTACGGAATACAACTTTTGTTGTGAGAGAAATGTTGGAAGACGCCTATTAGATCCGGCTTCGACACAGAGCCACATCCAACAGTAGTATAAACTGCGGAGCTCGTAGCGAATAAATATTTCCGGAAGGCGCTCACCACACCTGGGAAACTCAAGGCTCATCTCATCACTCCCGTTAATATCTAGTCCATTGTACTCCTCCTCAGCCCGCCTGTTTTCATCCTCCACGTCCTTCAGGTACATCTCCTCCACGCTGGCTCGTATTTTTCTGTAATTCAACTCCACGTGCGCGTCCACGTAGGTTTTGTGACGCTTGTAAGCACGCTGCAGAATCACAGCCGCTTCCCGTAGTTGGCGAAAGCTGTGAGAAGATAATGGACATCGGCGGCGCAGGTAAGAaagaacaacaccaacagcaatCACCTTCTCTCGCGTCCGCGGCGATGGAAGTTTCTCCCGTGATTCACTCGGGGCCAAggttaccttttttttacctctcTTTCGAAGCCATAGCCTGCAGataggaagaagaagattgCGAAGGGTCTTCAGAGCACACCTTGAGTGGTGACCCGATTCCCCTTCATTCAGCGGAGGAAGTGTCGAGGTTGTTACGGCGTTGTTATACAAGGCACCGCAACCGCGATGTTGGGCGTTAATAACATCCAGCACCGAAAGACGCCCAGCGGTGAAATGATCGCCAATTTCAACTTCCGTGGCAGTTTTGAGGCGGCGTCGCACCGCCTTTTTTCGGGAATTAAAGCCATAAAAACATTCCCCTGACGACCTTCGGAGGGTCCGTTTCCAGTCTGTGGGTCCTAAAACTCTATCTCTCTCCCTTTGACCCAAGGCATTAATACGTGAATGAAACGCCATACAGTGACGTCTTACCCTTGGTAACGTGCTGACAGGTTGGTTCTTTGATGTGCAAGGAACCTGGCTTCCCAGCGGTTCAAGTCGCAGATCGTGAACGTGGTTCATACGGGCCAGTTCTTCATCGTGAAATGCATTTCGTGTGGCGATGGGCCTCAGAGCTCGCAccgccattttttttttttcgctttacTTTCACTCCGCTTccactgttgtttttgtcttcttttttttttggggggggggatatCCTGGGCAAACAATGGTAATCGACtgaaacaccacaggaataaggggggaaaaaaactaaTCTATACGGAGTTTTTTTGTCTCCCGAACAGGCagaaaacgaaatgaaagagaaaTTATTCGTGCGTTCGTCTGGGAACGAGGACAGCACAAATCACCCATCGCGTGACACAAGCCAGCAGTGTcgtcagcagcggcagcaacaaaatgCGCTGAGAGTAGTGTGAAGTATTATTTCCTTTAGTATGTGTATTGATTAACCTTCTGTCCTTCCTCTGTCAGGACTAGAAGTACCCGTTCCCTCCTTCGACTACCCTATCCCTCAGCTCTCATCCCTTTTTACTTCATCTCCTATCATCGTTCAAAATTAAAACAATGAAAGcaaggaaaataaacaacacaACCACAATGCGGACGATACGCCTTTCCTGAAATTTGGCTTCAAACAGCCATTGAAGTacactgctgctgctactaTTTACCTTCAAGGAGTAAACGGGGGGCATCTCCGTACACCCACCGGTGCTTGTCTTGTGCGTACTCCAGTTCGTCCGACAGGGATTTAAAAACTTTGTTGTAATCTACCGGTTGTTGAGGCCCTCCACCACTCATTGAATTCATCATCATAGCGTTCTCGTCTGGGATGCCCCCTTCTCCGAGTAAAAGCTGAAGGACGCTGTTGGAGCCAAACATAATCAGAAAGTACATGCTGAGTGACGTCACGTAATTACAGTCGAGGTCGTCAATCTCCACGCCACGCTGCATCATCCCTCGGAACCTAGATGCAAGCACAAATGGAAACTTGGCCACGACAAAGCCAGAGAAAAAGTAGGAGACGAGCATCATCATTCCCATGCTTGGAAGCATCGACAACACATTCCCTTTCATCATATCGCCCAGAACGGTAGGGTCATTCATGATCTCCATAGGGTTTACctcaatcttttttttcaagggCCCCTCACGCAATGCCTTTACGCGTTGCTGGAAAGCCTCCGACGGtagttttcttccctccgaGAGAAGGTGCCGTGCGCAGTTGACCGTATTTGCGCAGCACATGGTCTCCATCTTGGGAGACGCGCTGGTCTTCATCAGAATAGAGGCGTAATGCTTTAGGAttccaacaaaaataaccaaCGCAATAAGGGGGAACAGAACCCAGTCACGGATGCTGGGGTCCAAAAGAATGTTCTGCGTCATTGCGTGTAATCTCCTTACCCCTACCAACAGTTTTACTTATATCCCCTCAAATAGTGTAAAGAAATaatacatacacaaacaagaa
This region of Trypanosoma brucei gambiense DAL972 chromosome 10, complete sequence genomic DNA includes:
- a CDS encoding NUDIX hydrolase, conserved, whose translation is MAMGRVSVSSLPSNVSAWVEALQRALHLKVEDLHLPEHFHLKNLSTGCRFSHLNTPPTVGDKRESAVLVLLSPAAGMPPNTFQEMCVTLTKRTPHLRHHKGEMSFPGGRLDGEEQAAAAAQRETAEEIGIDSSLYEILGPLRPLAPLSGKSHVTPIVAVTQCSVTPLCHSPHEVDSIHYLHLSPLLLNSKQTHCRLLKYLPSSSGVPLHFPCFFTSPSQARYCDPVSPSPGLLQLLQEDGGHEPLLPNNFPGELVWGVTAFVMCELLVRLITALGGSGTALGCSPAIARDPEHPLGKR
- a CDS encoding dynein light chain, putative, whose translation is MTSNVKEPDGPCNIDTIRQYVTPLNYPLEKMSDMAEEMRAECKEIVVNAIEKHEDSYELAARHIKEQMDKKYGPSWHCVMGEGFGFEISYEMKHLMYMFHKGYVAIVVFKGL
- a CDS encoding 20S proteasome subunit; translation: MAETTIGFRCQDFVLVAAAGLNAFYYIKITDTEDKITELDSHKVVACAGENGPRTHFVEYVKCNMALKKMREHGRMISTHATASFMRNTLAGALRSRDGLYPVNCLLAGFDVPASAEDDVATGAHLYYLDYLGTLQEVPYGCHGYGAPFVTAMLDRMWRPNLTAQEGVELMQKCCDEVKKRVVVSNNTFICKAVTKDGVERVQSVS
- a CDS encoding ribonuclease HII, putative, translated to MLGVRACFSHSPALLFGAFRPTMPCKNSADRGSHERKTPWDALRELRVPPRTTVDSVATLDSTLDMVGYQLFRDGLLSPPPLSFLQRRQQQLQFPKHLTPEMRRLEKEKEQLMARMRKNGVVIRRSIKETFLTIGCDEAGRGPLAGPVVGAAVCRIPRSSFNNDLKALYDADEEFQIFDSKSVSETQRKVVYNNITGYHNLFSLVEDQDFVVHHAGGDSVPDNVLKKRLPSHTKLGKLPFKKLLSMQTPYLISYHGSNVSGNYLYFWAIGIANHTYIDTVNIYSASMNTMHRCCLGVWDALNDARFSYHVAPRPKNCSIAQYLFSRFCITAANDDRRRYEVPDQIDLVEGAIDFFDAEPVQPPLVLVDGHTAPYETVAVFTDVQTGGCVQPIIEGDKRSLTIAAASCLAKVSRDEIMDYLDPLYPKYHFAENKGYPVDHHMRAVKKHGLSSIHRRSYRPCAEALARQARRKMKDSHS
- a CDS encoding nucleolar RNA-binding protein, putative, which produces MHLQVYLVDGKRQYTLKKMDPDGKPTLSAHPARFSPDDKYSRHRVTIKRRFKALASEKRPKPL